Below is a genomic region from Sorghum bicolor cultivar BTx623 chromosome 9, Sorghum_bicolor_NCBIv3, whole genome shotgun sequence.
taatttctaggcacacaagagctatgttactacttacactagagagctacctaaagtttctatgcaAGCAagaaagctactctagtttgcgggaatgtaaaaagagatggtttgatctttataccgccgcgtagaggggatgaaccaatcaataatatatcaacaatcaagcaccggaagaatgccaatcaatcacaattgagacaccgatttttctcccgaggttcacgtgcttgccggcacgctacgtccccgttgtgtcgaccaacacttggtggttcggtggctaagaggtgtagcacgaacctcgtccccactaggaaaccacaagaacctatccacaagtgaggtagctcaatgacacgagcaatccactaatgttgcctttggctctcctccgaggtaggcacaaacctctcacaatcaccgggagatggccacgaacaatcaccaactcgtgccaatcctcctccgctgctccaagccgtctaggtggcggcaaccaccaagagtaacaagaaaaccgcagccaatcgatccccaagtgccactagatgcaatcactcaagcaaatgcacttggaatcactcccaatctcacaaagatgtataatctatgaaggagatgagtgggaggtgtttgcttaggctcacaaggatgtcaagtatattagaatgccaagagagtgagccccaagccggccaaacacgtatttatagcccctcaaacaaatagagccgttggctctttcactgggcgaaaaacggggtcaccggacgctcagcacctgcgtccggtgctccaacgtcagccgcgtgtctgagtctaacggtaacctgcagagcaccggacgctgagcaagttagcaccggacgcgtccggtgcacaccggacccatgcgcagagagctccgcaaacttgcagggtcaccggacgcaagccaccggacgcactctaagcgtccggtgctcaccggacccatgcgcagagagggttgcaaaacgcccgcacaccggacgcgcaccaccggacgctcaagccagcgtccggtgcctatcgtccggtgccttaccctaactgggccaggcactgtctgcaccggacgctgagacgcagcgtccggtgctccagaagccagcgtccggtgagtgttttctcagcgagaaacactcccgcgacttctccaaaattcccaccggcgcaatagaaaatatgcacgtcattttctcgaaaagctcggcgggagggagagaggaacccatcctctctctacccttcaaactccaactctcttctcaaagtgtgccaacaccacaaagtgtgtaccaacaagtgcacgtgtgttagcattttcacaaacattttctttgaaggagttaagttagctcactaggttctaaatgcatgcacatgaacaaagacacctagtggcacttgataaccgcttagccaaagaattcccctctttatagtacggctatctatcctaaatgtgatcacaccctctatggtgtcttgatcacaaaaaccaaaaccctaagcaatacctttgccttgatctccatagggttttgtttttctctttcttcttttcaaagttgagcacttgatcatcttgtggtcatcactatcatcaccatgatcatcacttgctccatcacttggcatgtaccaacctcattaagtctacatacacttagtatagaggttagtactagggtttcatcaattatccaaaaccaaactagggctttcagccaCGGCGACCCGCCTCTCCTTCAACTGTACCCCGACGCCGTGGTACATTACCAGCAGCAACGGGGCAGCCTTCGTGGGCAACAACAAGGCGGCGTTTGTGGGCAGCATCTTTGAGTCCAGCGGCCGGTGAGTCATAACGAGGAGCGGCGGTGGCAGTAGAGTCGATGAGACGTGCAGCGCATACGATACGAAGATGGACCGGTGGTGGCTGACTTCGACCAGATTGGAGCGAGGGTCTTCGACTCTACTAGAGCATCGGGCGATAAGGGGTCATTCGGAAAATAAAACACAATTACTAGTGCCTCGCGGGCTGTTAAATGTAAAAAAGTCCCACCTCTCTCCACAGCCTTCGGATGAGCATCATGGGGTCCAAATCATTAGTTTGCAAGTTTGCACAAGTATGATGTTTTACATACGATACGGAGCCTATATAGAATTACCCAATCTATGTGAAGGTAAGCTTACCTCTCTCCCATCCATTCTATCAAACATGTGCTAAGCGTCGTACCGCACCACCTCACTCCCTCACTATTATCCTCACCAAGCACATTGAGCACCAATGAGCGGTAGCTCTAGTTGTGTTCCACCCCCCTACACACACATACAGCTTCAAAAATCCATTGAAAAGACACATCACGGGATGTTACAATGATGTGACGCCGATAGATGCAACCTTCGAGGAAGGTCACGGAGTCGGACATCAATTGTTAATTTGAAAGGTAAAAAAGTGTcgtcccctcttcctcctctaaaCTCTTTCATAGTAAATTGTTCTAATTCATTATTGATTGCACAAATAAGCAACTGAGTCCAACGATGAGAACTCCTCATCGTTGCCATTATCATTATCAACCTGTTGTATATTAAAAACAACATCATGAGAGTTTGGAAAGGAATGAGAAAGCGTAGAACACAAAGGAGTGAGGAAGCATAAAACACAAGGGTGTGGATCACAACATTATACCCAAACAATTAAGTTCCTAAGATTAGAAAAATATCGCAACAAGCTCAGTAGTGGCATTGTGTCATATGCCCTCGGAACTCACAAGTTGAGCCCCTATAGTCAAAGTATGGAGATAGGTCAGGAAAATATTTATCCTACTTTTTGTCTGCCTCTCACTAACTGCTTGCATAGTTTTGTACTGTTTTTTTACTTGACCTGACTTATAACTCATATTCATATGAGTTAGAACGACTGTCCAACGATGATGGATATAGGTCCAATTTCAATACTATTAGATAGCGCTTGTATCTCGTATGTCATGTATGACTCCGATTCATGACCCATGTTCATACAAGTTAGAAGTTAGAATAATTCACGTGTAATGATGATACATAATCTGATTTCTATACATATTGGGCTCCGTTGTAACACGCGAGCACGTTTGCTAGTAAGACTCGTGTACAAATTCAAGGGTGCCATGTAAATATTTGGTGGTTATTTCTACGTCTTACATTAACAAACTCATTATGTGCCAGTAAATATTTGGTGGCTACTTCTATGTCATAGGGTAACAAAATCATCATGGCTTCATAAGTATGGGATGAGCACTTAAATCTATAGGTGTTTATATAAGCTATATGATTATACTCTATAGCAACCTCCTACATTTTTATATGTTAATAGAATTTCCCTCATGCTTATCCATCTCTTGGATTAATTAGCATCATGCAAAATATCTAAATCTAGAATATACCATACTTTAGCccaaagcatgggaacgtcttaTGTTTTCTTGCAATTGATCTAGAAAGTTCTTCATATGAATGTTTCCTATTGCATATGCGGAAGCAAACTGATCACACCcttgaaaaatattattctacGAGGGTATTCCTTTCCTTGTCAAAGAATACTTTTTCCTCTATTAGAACAATGAAATGCTTTTGGGCCTCCCAATGGATTTTGCATTGGTGGTTGAATGAAAAACAATTAAATGACTAATGAGTTTTTCATTGCACCATAACTAACGACTTTTCAAGGGTGAAGCCAAAAAAACTTGCTCCACCGATTCTGtgagaggagagaggagagaatAAAGGAGTTCATGTAAATAGTGCAGAGCGTTAGAGAAGTTAGAGCTGATGTGAGCTCTACCAAACAGAGAATGAGATTGAGGAGGACGGGAAGGACTAGAATCATATTTGAGCATTACAGGAGGACAAGGAGGATTCAGTTTAATAGCTGATGCCTGATGCCTCCTACCATTGCTTTTGCTTCAgttaatgatttttttttttatgatGTACTTCCACAAAAGAGATCTTAACTGCGCATGTACTGGTACTGATGCTTCATTTCTGTTTGTCATCTCCTCCTTCCTCTTGATAGCACCTTTGGATGAGTGCATATTTCCTTTGTGCAGTGCAGCAGGCAATGGGATTCTACTGCCTGCTCCTTTGGTTCCATCACACTTTCCTCATGATGTTTTTATTGTCACAACACGATTTATATTCTTCAAGTAATTGGGAAACAGAATGAGAGGGCAGCACCACCTCTCCTGATCTATTTTGTGCGTTGGCAAATGTGTGGAGGCTGCCCACTCAAATTTCACTACCAGAACCAGAAAACCTTTTAACATAGGCAAGGCCGCAATGCTCATCCTCGCGAGTGCACATAGGGAGGCAGCAGCAGATTACACCTATGTCTAATTTATTTCCAGAACATGAAAGAAACATGAGTAGCAACATACTATTTGTTGATGCAAACATCGATCCTACACCCTGTGACCTCGAATTTTATTTGCCACTTTGGTTATGGCAACAATTACACATTCTTGCAATACCTGTTTATTTTACTAATGAATTACTTCAAATTTTAGACTTGTTTATTGTTGACGCAGTAAAGTATGGTGGATCATTGCAGTAGTAGTCTAACATGTACAATCTGGTAGCATAAAAAGTTGACTTGAAATGATCCGGTGATTGGCTACTATTTTTATGTATGGGACTGATGGCATGCGCCGGCAATTTGACGGAGTAATTCTTAGAGAACTTTTGTCTTGACAGGGCCTCTCGGTATCTTGTTGAGCACATTGGAGTCAACCTTCTTGTAGAATTTCTTGAGGTCTTCATGGCCCTTGGCCACAAGATGGTCCACTTCTGTTTCGTATCTTTCATATAGTGCCGGTAATGTCAGAGCACACAAAAATCCTAGTCAGGAAAGTCATGACAAATCGTCAGAATATATACATGTACATATTGACAATCTGTTCTTTTTTTGCCGCTGTTATGCCTTTGCTGATGCGTCTCTTTGTGCATCCTCTTCAGATACTTACCAACGTATAACAGTGTGGTGAAGCTGCAAGTATCTCCAAGTATCGCCAGTATCCAAAGAGACCCAATCAcctattaacaataataaagaaaaaaaagcaaCATTTGAGTGAATTCAACGAGCTGGATGTTCACAGAAATACGTCTTAGAGATTATTTTGTAAACTTCATAAGCTTAATGGATTTTCTCTAATCAGATCGAAGGTTTAGATTGCTTTACGCCACTGAAGAACTTGTGGCATCAGTTTATATTTCTCTGTTGAGTTTTCAGAACTGCAAGTCAGCAAAGCTCTAAATCTATGCGTGGCAACAACGTGACTGTCGTAGGACTTGGTGATACTACTCGGCACAGATCGAAGAAGCAAATCGTAGTTACCATGAGGAACTTCTTGAGATCCTTCTCACATGCAACGTCATACAGGATTGACACAAAGTGAGCCAGTTTGTAGTGGATGTTCTGTGCAACTTCTCTGAACGCTTGTTCAGAAACGATCACCTCTGGGATCTGTGGAGGCGGCCTGAAAAACACGATAGATTAATTGAGACTTTTCAACTTAATAACTGCCCCCTTATCCAGTGAGATGAAGTAGCTACAGAAACTTAGACACCATGGCAACGCAACCTGTCAAAGAGAGGCGCAGCGGTCGACCAAATGAAGAGCAGAAGCATCCCAAGCAGTGCAATGTGGCAAAGGAGCGTTACTACGTTGTACTCCACCACGTCGAACAGGAACCAGACCAATGTTGCCCCCGCAAGGATCCCTGCCGACAAGTTTCTGTTCCTCCATAGCAGGACGTCAGAAACTGAAAATCCAAAAGAGTTCAGAGATCATAGTGGTGTCGATTCAGTCAGGCACCAGCAGCCCCTGAAACGCTGCTGAGACACGAGAGTTTTCAGAAAAATACTACTGCTACTAGCAAAGCATTGCACCTTTCCGGCCACCGAGTAGCTTATCAACTGATTTGCGCCTATGAAAAACTAGCTTTGTCGTTGGTCCATCGTCGTCGGAAGAAGAATCGGTCTGAACATGAGGAACCTTGGCTTGAGACATCTGAGAAATCCCTGCTGCGTTTGGTAGTAATTCGTCTGGTCACGATGACAGCTCTTGGCCTTATAAGCTGCCAGATACTAGGACGACAGGAATACAGGATATAGGATCTTGGCATGAGAAGGCAAGGATAGCTTTGTGCTGGAGGGAACAGGGGAATGAACGAATATGGGGCAAGGATTGCTTCAGCAGAAGGTGTTCCACCAGCGCAGGGATTCCTTCTTACAGCCTTTGAAGCCATATAAAGTTGTCGTAAAAAAGATTCACTGCAAGTATCTTGCATATGGAACCTTTGTTTATTGTTGTGGATTTCAGCAAATGCAGCATCTTTACCTTTTTACAACTGCTTTAATTGGAGAAGAAATCCTTTTCATGGGTTAGCCTTATGGTAAAAggcaagatttttttttaaccTGATTGCTGAATGAACTTTAATTTATTTGGTTTAGTTTTCAGATTGCATAAGCTCCATCTGTGTTCTGACGTCTAGGACCAGATGCTTCGTGAACCTGAAGACCTGTCACTGTGATGCGAGATAGCTGAGAGGCAAGTGCCGTTGCCACTACAGAAAGGTTGGCCTGATGGAATGGGCATTAGCATTTGTTTTAATAT
It encodes:
- the LOC8074554 gene encoding reticulon-like protein B9 gives rise to the protein MSQAKVPHVQTDSSSDDDGPTTKLVFHRRKSVDKLLGGRKVSDVLLWRNRNLSAGILAGATLVWFLFDVVEYNVVTLLCHIALLGMLLLFIWSTAAPLFDRPPPQIPEVIVSEQAFREVAQNIHYKLAHFVSILYDVACEKDLKKFLMVIGSLWILAILGDTCSFTTLLYVGFLCALTLPALYERYETEVDHLVAKGHEDLKKFYKKVDSNVLNKIPRGPVKTKVL